The Heterodontus francisci isolate sHetFra1 chromosome 13, sHetFra1.hap1, whole genome shotgun sequence genome includes a region encoding these proteins:
- the gje1a gene encoding gap junction epsilon-1 protein, with the protein MSVNYIRNFYEGCLRPPTVMGQFHTLFFGSVRMFFLGVLGFAVYGNEALHFSCDPDRRELNLFCYNQFRPITPQVFWALQLVSVLVPGAVFHLHAACRNIDQEVILLRPAFTVFYIISVLSRIILETVAFWLQSHLFGFQVHAVFRCNATSLDKHFNITKCMVPEHFEKTIFLSAMYIFTAITVLLCAAEVFEILCRRLGYLSSP; encoded by the exons atgtctgtaaattatattaggaaTTTCTATGAAGGATGT CTCAGGCCTCCAACAGTGATGGGCCAGTTCCACACCCTGTTCTTCGGCTCTGTGCGTATGTTCTTTCTGGGAGTGTTGGGGTTCGCTGTCTATGGGAATGAAGCTTTGCATTTCAGCTGTGATCCCGACAGGAGGGAGTTAAACCTCTTCTGTTACAATCAGTTCCGGCCTATCACCCCGCAG GTGTTTTGGGCTTTGCAGTTGGTGTCCGTCTTGGTTCCTGGTGCAGTTTTTCACCTCCACGCTGCTTGTCGCAACATTGACCAAGAGGTGATCCTTCTGAGACCTGCGTTCACTGTCTTTTACATCATTTCTGTCCTGTCCAGGATCATCTTGGAGACTGTGGCCTTTTGGCTCCAGAGTCACCTGTTTGGGTTCCAGGTTCATGCAGTTTTCAGGTGCAACGCTACGTCCCTCGACAAGCATTTCAACATCACCAAGTGCATGGTCCCCGAGCACTTTGAGAAGACCATTTTCCTCAGTGCCATGTACATCTTCACTGCCATAACTGTGCTGCTGTGCGCTGCCGAAGTCTTCGAGATCTTGTGCAGGAGACTGGGCTATTTGTCCAGTCCATAA